The DNA region GAAGCTCTTCAACATCGTTCAACCGGACCGGGCTTATTTCGGCTTGAAAGACGCCCAGCAAGTGGCGGTGATCCAAAAAATGGTCCGGGATCTGCATATTCCGGTGGAAATCGTTCCGTGCGAGACCGTTCGCGAGCCGGACGGATTGGCGATGAGTTCGCGCAACGTGTATCTGTCTCCCGAAGAACGCGAAAAGGCACGGATCCTCAGCCGTTCGCTGTTTGAAGCCCGTGACGGATGGTCAAGCGGCGAGTTGGACACCCCGGAAGAGATGACGGAATTTGTCCGGAAGAGAATTTCCTCGGTACCGGACGCGGACATCGATTATGTGGAGACGTGGAGTTGGCCGGATCTCAAACCCCTCGGTACGCTGCACGACGGGAAATTCATCGTGGCGGTGGCCGTAAGGTTCGGGAAAACCCGGCTGATCGACAACTTGCTGTTTGACGCAAAGGAGGAACGATGAGAGATGTTTCGCACCATGATGAAAGCGAAGATCCATCGCGCCACCGTCACGGAAGCCAATCTGAATTACGTGGGCAGCATCACCATTGATGAAGAAATCCTCCGGATGGTGGACATACTGCCCAACGAAAAGGTGCAAATCGTCAACAACAACAACGGAGCCCGTTTTGAAACCTACGTGATCCCCGGGGAAAGGGGAAGCGGCGTCATCTGTCTCAACGGGGCGGCGGCGCGACTCGTCCAACCCGGAGACAAAGTGATCATCATTTCCTATGCCATGATGGACGAATCCGAGATTCGCGCCCATCGTCCCAAAATCGCCATCATGGATGACGATAACCGAGTGGTTCAGTTGATCGGTGAAGAAGAGCACGCCACCGTTTTGTGACGGGCAAGCTCTTTTCCCGACGGTCGGACGGCCGGTCCGTTTTCCGCCTGTCCGGTTTTCAAATGCATCCACACTCTTGGCCCTCCCGGGTTTGTCCGGGAGGGTTTTGTTTTGGAATGAAGCGGTTCCTGCGGGAACATACTTTTCGTGACATGACCGGACGGGCGGAGGGGATGAAAATGTTGCACAATGAGTGGTTGAAACAGATGGACGGTCAGCTGCGGGAAATCGAAAACGGTTATCCCGGATGTCCTTCATCGGAAAGACCCAAATGGAGAAAGAAACTGATGCGGCTGAAGGAAGCCTGTGACCGGATGCTTCATGCCTGGGCGTCGGCGGAAGAGCGGATCGCCGCATTGCTGGCGGAGCATCCCGAACTGTCCGAAGAAGCATTGGAGACCGACGAAGTATGGATCAGCGATGCTTCAGTCAGACGGTTTCGGCAGGCACAGGGATATTACGGGCTCACCATGTACAGAGAAGCGGAAAAGCTGCTGGGAAAGCTGGTGGAACATGAGCCGGATTTCCTGTTGGGACGCTTGTATCTTGGATTGACACTGTTCCAGTCAGGAAAAACGGAGGAAGCGGAAACGCAGTTCAGATTGGTGGCGGAAACGGCGGATGCCGCTCCGTTTGTCGGATTTGCGAGACACATGCTCGGATGCGTGGCCGTCAGGACGGGAGACGACCGCCGGGCGATCCGCGAATTTTCCAAGGCAGCGGAACTGTGTCCCGACGACGCGGACAGCCGGTTCAATTTGGGGGCATGCCATTATCGCCTGGGAGAATACCATGAAGCGATTCCCCGGTTTTATGAGGCCATATCTCTTCATGAGGATGATTGGGAAGCGATGTACTACCTTTCCGCCTGTTACCGGGAGGCCCGCCTTTGGGAAAGCGTCATGTTCTGGCGCATGGCCAGTTACGAAAAGGCGAACCATCCCGCCATCATCGAGAGCATTGCTCACGACTGGGAGGAAATGGGGCATCCCGAGGAGGCGCTCAAATGGTATCACCGTCTCCTGGAAGCCGATCCGAAGTGTCCGGGGGCGTATCATGGCATCGCTTGGAATTTGTGGGCAGGCGGAAACCGCGGGGAAGCCTTTATGTGGTTGAAAAAGGGGCTGTCTCTGTTTCCGGACGACCCGGGTCTCCTGTTCACCCACGCATGGCTTTCGCTGTCCGAAGGAGATCTCGACCGGGCAGAAAAATCGCTGGCCAAGTTGGCTGACATCCCGGATCTGGAACCGTTTTGGCTGGCGGCCCGTTCCCGGCTGTCCGCGGATATCGGGGAAACGAGCGGTGCCATTGAAACAGCGGAGCGGTTGATCAACATGGACAAACGGGAGTTCCGGGCCATGGGACATTACCAGAAGGGGAGGATTCTGCTTGAATCCGGAAACACCCGGCAAGCGGCGGATCATTTCCGGATGGCCGGTCAACTGATGCCTCACTGGCGGGATCCTCTGTTTTTTGAAGGCGTTTGTCATCTGGCGGAGGGAAAACCGGAAGTGATCAGAGAGCGTTTGGGGGAACTGATTCCGCTGAAGTGAGGAGTGATGGGACGTGCATACCATGTGGAAAGGCTCCATCAGCTTCGGTTTGGTCAACATCCCGGTCAAGATGTATGCGGCCACCGAAGAAAAAGATGTCAGATTCCGATACCTGCACCGGGAATGCCGGACTCCGGTCAAAAACGTGCGCATGTGTCCCAATTGCGACCGGCAAGTGCCTTGGGGCGAAGTGGTGCGGGGATATGAATACGAAGAAGGAAGATTTGTGGTTTTGGAAGATGAAGACTGGGCGGCCCTTGCCCCGGCGAACAACAAGGCCATAGAAATCATCGATTTCGTGGAGCTCAAGGAGATTGACCCGGTCTATTTCAACAAAACTTACTATCTGGGAGCGCAGGATGCCAACAACAAGGCTTATGCCCTTCTCAGAGAGGCGCTGATTCGCACCGGGAAAATCGGCGTGGCCCGCATCACGATCCGCAGCAAGGAACAATTGGCCGTCGTTCGCGTGTACGGCGATTGTCTCGTAATGGAAACGATTTTCTATCCGGATGAGGTACGGGATGTGAAGCAAGTTCCGTTTGTTCCGGAAACACACGAGCTGAATGAGAAGGAATTGACGATGGCCGTTCAGTTGATCGAACAGCTGTCCGTGCCTTTCGATCCCGCCGCGTACCGGGATGAGTACAGAAACGCGGTGGAAGACGTTCTCCGGAAAAAGATTTCCGATGAAAAAGTGGTGGAAGCACCGGTCCGGAAGACCGAAAATGTGGTCGATCTCATGGAAGCGTTGCAGG from Staphylospora marina includes:
- a CDS encoding Ku protein, yielding MWKGSISFGLVNIPVKMYAATEEKDVRFRYLHRECRTPVKNVRMCPNCDRQVPWGEVVRGYEYEEGRFVVLEDEDWAALAPANNKAIEIIDFVELKEIDPVYFNKTYYLGAQDANNKAYALLREALIRTGKIGVARITIRSKEQLAVVRVYGDCLVMETIFYPDEVRDVKQVPFVPETHELNEKELTMAVQLIEQLSVPFDPAAYRDEYRNAVEDVLRKKISDEKVVEAPVRKTENVVDLMEALQASLDAARKTKTSGRKKPAAKKKATS
- a CDS encoding tetratricopeptide repeat protein encodes the protein MKRFLREHTFRDMTGRAEGMKMLHNEWLKQMDGQLREIENGYPGCPSSERPKWRKKLMRLKEACDRMLHAWASAEERIAALLAEHPELSEEALETDEVWISDASVRRFRQAQGYYGLTMYREAEKLLGKLVEHEPDFLLGRLYLGLTLFQSGKTEEAETQFRLVAETADAAPFVGFARHMLGCVAVRTGDDRRAIREFSKAAELCPDDADSRFNLGACHYRLGEYHEAIPRFYEAISLHEDDWEAMYYLSACYREARLWESVMFWRMASYEKANHPAIIESIAHDWEEMGHPEEALKWYHRLLEADPKCPGAYHGIAWNLWAGGNRGEAFMWLKKGLSLFPDDPGLLFTHAWLSLSEGDLDRAEKSLAKLADIPDLEPFWLAARSRLSADIGETSGAIETAERLINMDKREFRAMGHYQKGRILLESGNTRQAADHFRMAGQLMPHWRDPLFFEGVCHLAEGKPEVIRERLGELIPLK
- the panD gene encoding aspartate 1-decarboxylase, yielding MFRTMMKAKIHRATVTEANLNYVGSITIDEEILRMVDILPNEKVQIVNNNNGARFETYVIPGERGSGVICLNGAAARLVQPGDKVIIISYAMMDESEIRAHRPKIAIMDDDNRVVQLIGEEEHATVL
- the panC gene encoding pantoate--beta-alanine ligase is translated as MKLIDTVRQLRRELKPHRARTVGFVPTMGYLHEGHLSLVKRAKAECDVVVMSIFVNPLQFGPNEDFDRYPRDLERDAALAREAGVDVLFHPSVREMYPEPMLTRVEVSEITDRLCGVSRPGHFAGVATVVTKLFNIVQPDRAYFGLKDAQQVAVIQKMVRDLHIPVEIVPCETVREPDGLAMSSRNVYLSPEEREKARILSRSLFEARDGWSSGELDTPEEMTEFVRKRISSVPDADIDYVETWSWPDLKPLGTLHDGKFIVAVAVRFGKTRLIDNLLFDAKEER